The genomic stretch TATCTTCATATCTCTATCTTAATCTTTGTCAAAAGATAAACACTTTCTTTAGCTTGTGCCTCTGATTCACAGTTCACATAACAGCCACCGGTGTCACTACTATCTTCCCTTTAGCACCTTCAATGTTTGTTATTAACCGCCCTTTGGCCTCAAATTACTTTTGCACAAGCGTCAACAGgacaaagcaagctgagtatccgTGCTGTACAGAGCCTGAGTGCCACTGTTATTAGACCCTCATGCACATCGCTGCACCATGAGGAGAAACCCAAACATGCCTGGTTACGGTTGCTAAGCTATGATCGCGAGTTTCATAAAGGGTCACTTGATATAATTACCTAACAGCCTGCTGGCCGCTCCCTGCAGCGTTGCACACCAACAGCAGAATCTTTACAGGGACGCCGTGGTTGAGGAACTCTGATGACAGCGTCCCGGACGAAGGTAACCTCTGACCCTCGGGGCCGGTGGAGTACGGAGACGATGGGAGGCTGTGATGGTAACCTGCCAGAGGAGGAAGCACACAAAAGAGGCGGTGTGAGAATTAActggaaagagacactaaaATGAGTCAtatgaggaggagagagagaag from Plectropomus leopardus isolate mb unplaced genomic scaffold, YSFRI_Pleo_2.0 unplaced_scaffold15424, whole genome shotgun sequence encodes the following:
- the LOC121964376 gene encoding ubiquitin carboxyl-terminal hydrolase 43-like; translated protein: YHHSLPSSPYSTGPEGQRLPSSGTLSSEFLNHGVPVKILLLVCNAAGSGQQAVRFGPPFLMREDRSISWDQLQQSILSKLYYLMINGAQAQ